A DNA window from Polyodon spathula isolate WHYD16114869_AA chromosome 18, ASM1765450v1, whole genome shotgun sequence contains the following coding sequences:
- the LOC121331224 gene encoding MHC class II transactivator-like isoform X1, producing MAAAIGAEDPSMELSVLGEHSFLSLLYSDTLLGDISLGFPEGPFPCDADGNQLSLDSPNIFDYMMVPNDRILSPTPFEYNENIEKILKFLEEDQQENLGEELEMTLSEPENTCQDPAKSTQYHKRDLNPADANSADTMKPKRQKRGPRANRALEKKKRGWRKSCRHDQGEAQRGIPASRPGVHIDLPIEKGVASSPAHPVHGFVTFTLPISSLSAAGNTTLTAGGSLATTPAPIAFQVIQNFTAPQQVFNIPVANAVHPGGPTFVIVPAAPVSSPRAAGTPSSPVAGTVVDAAVARHPASPSSPASPSAVSVNRSSSPDSLPSTQPTTTDAATSPCRGSLRSLKTPAKPKSVEEFKESLRSYLLDTCQFMCAEDQVSLESLHIDVPLIQRQIKIKTGKNANKCLEKELIIFDVAERRRAEIPLSQIFHPNGERPKDTRVIALLGKAGLGKSTLIQKLCQDWSRGHFQQFELVFWFACKRLNLSGKRFGLRNLLFSCFAALPPANANEVFRYLLRNPEKVLIIFDGFDDFQDCEGLLHSPATSSSKEIYSIKDLFSGLFQKKLLIGSTVLVTARPKEKFNQFLGKVDKIVELSGFTPEHIELYMTRYFKGTSYCDGAWKKVQNNGFLFSLCSTPLICRLVCFLLEHYDMNKDLPSTLTGLYCHVFYHKMHVNAYAAGPVNRKQKQNVPDLGVLAWEGVQEHKCLLNPRDLSSEELKELGLSSGILSPHPVSECGEEDDFSLGFVHLITQNFLGALHLILAKNINGKSLVKQVLLEKKKKKPEEDWLDMLRRFLAGLLFQPAECSYLDCLSAKAVVSKKDALSEYLKKIKPSDLNPNRLLELCHCVYETGNTGLMKHMVSKLPAELSFRGTPLSLPDVFVLQHLLNKTRRAFALDLHETGIDLGGLKQLVGQKSVTSFRASISDTISLWEHLHQTGEHGLLKDSISKFTINPFKASRISDVEHLCLLVQIYQERKLPSCDSETGPGNEIFEIPAVEGLQKLEFALGPVYGSVGFLKLVEILPAFQWLQHLDLEALTDNKIGDTGVERLTEAFPALSSLETLNLSQNYIGDRGAERLAQSLPSLVSLKQLSLYSNLIGDRGAENMARALPEMKSLTELDVKYNKITDVGAQKLTESLKSCLWIKSLAMWNQSIPHGVLEHLKQQDSRINLL from the exons ATGCTGATGGTAACCAGCTCTCTCTGGATTCTCCCAACATTTTCGACTACATGATGGTGCCCAACGACAGAATCCTCTCTCCGACCCCTTTTGAGTACAACGAAAACATTG aaaaaatattGAAGTTTTTAGAGGAAGACCAGCAAGAGAATTTGG GGGAAGAATTGGAGATGACACTTTCAGAACCGGAAAACACATGCCAGGACCCCGCGAAAAGCACCCAATATCACAAGAGAG ACCTGAACCCAGCTGATGCCAACTCTGCGGATACGATGAAACCGAAGCGCCAGAAAAGAG GTCCCAGAGCAAACCGGGCGCTTGAGAAAAAGAAGAGAGGCTGGAGGAAGAGCTGCCGACACGACCAGggagaagcacagagaggtatccCAGCAAGCAGGCCTGGGGTCCACATTGACCTTCCCATTGAGAAGGGAGTAG CGAGTTCTCCTGCACACCCTGTCCACGGGTTTGTCACTTTCACGCTCCCCATCTCCAGCCTCTCTGCCGCTGGAAACACTACACTCACTGCTG GAGGCTCTTTGGCCACTACCCCTGCACCCATAGCCTTCCAGGTGATTCAGAACTTCACCGCCCCTCAGCAGGTCTTCAATATCCCCGTCGCCAACGCTGTACACCCTGGGGGCCCGACGTTTGTGATTG TGCCTGCTGCTCCAGTATCCTCTCCCAGGGCTGCAGGAACTCCCAGCTCCCCCG TCGCAGGTACTGTCGTCGATGCTGCTGTCGCCAGGCACCCTGCCAGCCCCTCCTCTCCCGCTagcccctctgctgtgtctgtgaACAGATCCTCTTCTCCAGACTCTCTCCCCAGCACCCAGCCCACCACTACCG ATGCAGCAACGTCCCCCTGCAGAGGGTCGCTTCGGTCCCTGAAGACTCCTGCGAAACCCA AGTCTGTTGAAGAGTTTAAAGAGTCCCTAAGAAGTTACCTGCTCGACACCTGCCAGTTCATGTGTGCGGAGGATCAAGTGTCTCTGGAGTCTCTTCACATTGACGTGCCCTTGATCCAGAGGCAGATAAAGATAAAAACGGGGAAGAACGCCAACAAGTGTCTGGAGAAGGAACTGATCATCTTCGACGTAGCGGAGAGGAGGAGAGCCGAAATCCCCCTGAGCCAGATATTCCACCCCAACGGGGAGAGGCCGAAAGACACCAGAGTGATTGCTTTGCTGGGAAAGGCCGGGCTGGGTAAAAGTACACTCATCCAGAAGCTTTGCCAGGACTGGTCCCGGGGGCACTTCCAGCAGTTTGAGTTGGTCTTCTGGTTCGCGTGCAAGAGGCTGAATCTGTCCGGGAAGCGCTTCGGGTTGAGGAACCTGCTCTTCAGCTGCTTTGCGGCACTGCCCCCGGCCAACGCCAATGAGGTCTTCAGATACCTGCTTCGCAACCCTGAGAAGGTCCTGATCATATTCGATGGCTTCGACGACTTCCAGGATTGCGAAGGCCTCCTTCATTCCCCTGCCACCAGCTCCTCCAAGGAGATCTACAGCATCAAGGATTTGTTTTCGGGTCTCTTTCAGAAGAAACTGCTCATCGGAAGCACGGTACTGGTCACTGCCAGACCCAAAGAAAAGTTCAACCAGTTCTTGGGCAAGGTGGACAAGATAGTTGAGCTCAGCGGCTTCACCCCTGAACACATTGAGCTGTACATGACCAGATACTTCAAGGGCACTTCGTATTGTGACGGCGCGTGGAAGAAGGTCCAGAACAACGGGTTTCTCTTTAGTTTGTGCTCTACCCCGCTGATATGCAGGTTAGTGTGCTTCCTCCTTGAACACTATGACATGAACAAAGACTTGCCGTCCACGCTCACGGGACTCTACTGCCACGTGTTCTACCACAAGATGCACGTGAATGCGTACGCGGCAGGTCCTGTGAACAGGAAGCAGAAGCAGAATGTCCCTGATCTGGGCGTCCTAGCCTGGGAAGGGGTTCAGGAGCACAAGTGCCTCCTGAACCCAAGGGACCTATCATCCGAGGAGCTGAAGGAACTCGGTCTGAGCAGCGGGATCCTGAGCCCTCACCCAGTGAGCGAATGCGGGGAGGAGGACGACTTCAGCCTTGGGTTCGTTCATTTGATCACACAGAATTTCCTGGGGGCTCTGCACCTGATCTTGGCCAAAAACATCAATGGCAAAAGCCTGGTGAAGCAGGTCCTCctggagaagaaaaagaagaagccTGAGGAAGACTGGCTGGACATGCTGCGCAGGTTCCTGGCGGGGCTGCTGTTTCAACCTGCAGAGTGTTCCTATCTGGACTGCTTGTCTGCCAAGGCTGTAGTGTCCAAGAAAGACGCTCTTTCTGAATACCTGAAGAAGATCAAACCCAGCGATCTGAACCCTAACAGGCTGCTTGAGCTGTGCCACTGTGTCTACGAGACGGGCAACACGGGCCTCATGAAGCACATGGTCTCCAAGCTCCCGGCAGAGCTCTCCTTCAGGGGCACACCTCTCTCCCTGCCCGACGTGTTTGTACTGCAGCATCTCCTGAACAAAACCAGAAGAGCCTTCGCCCTGGACCTTCACGAGACGGGCATTGACCTCGGTGGACTCAAACAACTGGTGGGGCAGAAGAGCGTAACGTCATTCAG GGCTTCTATATCAGATACAATAAGCCTTTGGGAGCACCTGCACCAGACTGGGGAGCATGGTCTTTTAAAGGACTCCATCTCCAAGTTCACTATCAACCCTTTCAAAGCCTCGCGGATCAGTGATGTTGAGCACCTCTGTCTCCTCGTGCAGATCTACCAGGAGAGAAAGCTGCCTTCATG TGACTCAGAGACTGGGCCTGGCAATGAGATCTTTGAGATCCCGGCCGTCGAGGGACTCCAGAAGCTAGAATTTGC GCTCGGTCCTGTTTACGGATCTGTGGGGTTTTTAAAGCTGGTGGAGATCCTTCCTGCATTTCAGTGGCTCCAGCACCTGGA CCTTGAAGCTCTGACCGATAACAAAATCGGGGACACAGGAGTGGAGAGGCTGACGGAGGCGTTCCCTGCTTTATCATCGCTGGAGACGCTCAA CCTGTCCCAGAACTACATTGGAGATCGCGGAGCTGAGAGGCTGGCACAGTCTCTTCCTTCCCTCGTGTCACTGAAGCAGCTCAG CTTGTACAGTAATCTGATTGGGGATCGTGGAGCAGAGAACATGGCCAGGGCACTCCCAGAAATGAAGTCTCTTACCGAACTCGA CGTGAAATATAACAAGATCACGGACGTGGGGGCGCAGAAACTGACCGAGAGTCTGAAGAGCTGTCTGTGGATAAAGAGCTTGGC AATGTGGAATCAGTCCATCCCACATGGAGTTTTGGaacacctgaaacaacaagattctagaatcaacctgctttag
- the LOC121331224 gene encoding MHC class II transactivator-like isoform X2 has translation MELSVLGEHSFLSLLYSDTLLGDISLGFPEGPFPCDADGNQLSLDSPNIFDYMMVPNDRILSPTPFEYNENIEKILKFLEEDQQENLGEELEMTLSEPENTCQDPAKSTQYHKRDLNPADANSADTMKPKRQKRGPRANRALEKKKRGWRKSCRHDQGEAQRGIPASRPGVHIDLPIEKGVASSPAHPVHGFVTFTLPISSLSAAGNTTLTAGGSLATTPAPIAFQVIQNFTAPQQVFNIPVANAVHPGGPTFVIVPAAPVSSPRAAGTPSSPVAGTVVDAAVARHPASPSSPASPSAVSVNRSSSPDSLPSTQPTTTDAATSPCRGSLRSLKTPAKPKSVEEFKESLRSYLLDTCQFMCAEDQVSLESLHIDVPLIQRQIKIKTGKNANKCLEKELIIFDVAERRRAEIPLSQIFHPNGERPKDTRVIALLGKAGLGKSTLIQKLCQDWSRGHFQQFELVFWFACKRLNLSGKRFGLRNLLFSCFAALPPANANEVFRYLLRNPEKVLIIFDGFDDFQDCEGLLHSPATSSSKEIYSIKDLFSGLFQKKLLIGSTVLVTARPKEKFNQFLGKVDKIVELSGFTPEHIELYMTRYFKGTSYCDGAWKKVQNNGFLFSLCSTPLICRLVCFLLEHYDMNKDLPSTLTGLYCHVFYHKMHVNAYAAGPVNRKQKQNVPDLGVLAWEGVQEHKCLLNPRDLSSEELKELGLSSGILSPHPVSECGEEDDFSLGFVHLITQNFLGALHLILAKNINGKSLVKQVLLEKKKKKPEEDWLDMLRRFLAGLLFQPAECSYLDCLSAKAVVSKKDALSEYLKKIKPSDLNPNRLLELCHCVYETGNTGLMKHMVSKLPAELSFRGTPLSLPDVFVLQHLLNKTRRAFALDLHETGIDLGGLKQLVGQKSVTSFRASISDTISLWEHLHQTGEHGLLKDSISKFTINPFKASRISDVEHLCLLVQIYQERKLPSCDSETGPGNEIFEIPAVEGLQKLEFALGPVYGSVGFLKLVEILPAFQWLQHLDLEALTDNKIGDTGVERLTEAFPALSSLETLNLSQNYIGDRGAERLAQSLPSLVSLKQLSLYSNLIGDRGAENMARALPEMKSLTELDVKYNKITDVGAQKLTESLKSCLWIKSLAMWNQSIPHGVLEHLKQQDSRINLL, from the exons ATGCTGATGGTAACCAGCTCTCTCTGGATTCTCCCAACATTTTCGACTACATGATGGTGCCCAACGACAGAATCCTCTCTCCGACCCCTTTTGAGTACAACGAAAACATTG aaaaaatattGAAGTTTTTAGAGGAAGACCAGCAAGAGAATTTGG GGGAAGAATTGGAGATGACACTTTCAGAACCGGAAAACACATGCCAGGACCCCGCGAAAAGCACCCAATATCACAAGAGAG ACCTGAACCCAGCTGATGCCAACTCTGCGGATACGATGAAACCGAAGCGCCAGAAAAGAG GTCCCAGAGCAAACCGGGCGCTTGAGAAAAAGAAGAGAGGCTGGAGGAAGAGCTGCCGACACGACCAGggagaagcacagagaggtatccCAGCAAGCAGGCCTGGGGTCCACATTGACCTTCCCATTGAGAAGGGAGTAG CGAGTTCTCCTGCACACCCTGTCCACGGGTTTGTCACTTTCACGCTCCCCATCTCCAGCCTCTCTGCCGCTGGAAACACTACACTCACTGCTG GAGGCTCTTTGGCCACTACCCCTGCACCCATAGCCTTCCAGGTGATTCAGAACTTCACCGCCCCTCAGCAGGTCTTCAATATCCCCGTCGCCAACGCTGTACACCCTGGGGGCCCGACGTTTGTGATTG TGCCTGCTGCTCCAGTATCCTCTCCCAGGGCTGCAGGAACTCCCAGCTCCCCCG TCGCAGGTACTGTCGTCGATGCTGCTGTCGCCAGGCACCCTGCCAGCCCCTCCTCTCCCGCTagcccctctgctgtgtctgtgaACAGATCCTCTTCTCCAGACTCTCTCCCCAGCACCCAGCCCACCACTACCG ATGCAGCAACGTCCCCCTGCAGAGGGTCGCTTCGGTCCCTGAAGACTCCTGCGAAACCCA AGTCTGTTGAAGAGTTTAAAGAGTCCCTAAGAAGTTACCTGCTCGACACCTGCCAGTTCATGTGTGCGGAGGATCAAGTGTCTCTGGAGTCTCTTCACATTGACGTGCCCTTGATCCAGAGGCAGATAAAGATAAAAACGGGGAAGAACGCCAACAAGTGTCTGGAGAAGGAACTGATCATCTTCGACGTAGCGGAGAGGAGGAGAGCCGAAATCCCCCTGAGCCAGATATTCCACCCCAACGGGGAGAGGCCGAAAGACACCAGAGTGATTGCTTTGCTGGGAAAGGCCGGGCTGGGTAAAAGTACACTCATCCAGAAGCTTTGCCAGGACTGGTCCCGGGGGCACTTCCAGCAGTTTGAGTTGGTCTTCTGGTTCGCGTGCAAGAGGCTGAATCTGTCCGGGAAGCGCTTCGGGTTGAGGAACCTGCTCTTCAGCTGCTTTGCGGCACTGCCCCCGGCCAACGCCAATGAGGTCTTCAGATACCTGCTTCGCAACCCTGAGAAGGTCCTGATCATATTCGATGGCTTCGACGACTTCCAGGATTGCGAAGGCCTCCTTCATTCCCCTGCCACCAGCTCCTCCAAGGAGATCTACAGCATCAAGGATTTGTTTTCGGGTCTCTTTCAGAAGAAACTGCTCATCGGAAGCACGGTACTGGTCACTGCCAGACCCAAAGAAAAGTTCAACCAGTTCTTGGGCAAGGTGGACAAGATAGTTGAGCTCAGCGGCTTCACCCCTGAACACATTGAGCTGTACATGACCAGATACTTCAAGGGCACTTCGTATTGTGACGGCGCGTGGAAGAAGGTCCAGAACAACGGGTTTCTCTTTAGTTTGTGCTCTACCCCGCTGATATGCAGGTTAGTGTGCTTCCTCCTTGAACACTATGACATGAACAAAGACTTGCCGTCCACGCTCACGGGACTCTACTGCCACGTGTTCTACCACAAGATGCACGTGAATGCGTACGCGGCAGGTCCTGTGAACAGGAAGCAGAAGCAGAATGTCCCTGATCTGGGCGTCCTAGCCTGGGAAGGGGTTCAGGAGCACAAGTGCCTCCTGAACCCAAGGGACCTATCATCCGAGGAGCTGAAGGAACTCGGTCTGAGCAGCGGGATCCTGAGCCCTCACCCAGTGAGCGAATGCGGGGAGGAGGACGACTTCAGCCTTGGGTTCGTTCATTTGATCACACAGAATTTCCTGGGGGCTCTGCACCTGATCTTGGCCAAAAACATCAATGGCAAAAGCCTGGTGAAGCAGGTCCTCctggagaagaaaaagaagaagccTGAGGAAGACTGGCTGGACATGCTGCGCAGGTTCCTGGCGGGGCTGCTGTTTCAACCTGCAGAGTGTTCCTATCTGGACTGCTTGTCTGCCAAGGCTGTAGTGTCCAAGAAAGACGCTCTTTCTGAATACCTGAAGAAGATCAAACCCAGCGATCTGAACCCTAACAGGCTGCTTGAGCTGTGCCACTGTGTCTACGAGACGGGCAACACGGGCCTCATGAAGCACATGGTCTCCAAGCTCCCGGCAGAGCTCTCCTTCAGGGGCACACCTCTCTCCCTGCCCGACGTGTTTGTACTGCAGCATCTCCTGAACAAAACCAGAAGAGCCTTCGCCCTGGACCTTCACGAGACGGGCATTGACCTCGGTGGACTCAAACAACTGGTGGGGCAGAAGAGCGTAACGTCATTCAG GGCTTCTATATCAGATACAATAAGCCTTTGGGAGCACCTGCACCAGACTGGGGAGCATGGTCTTTTAAAGGACTCCATCTCCAAGTTCACTATCAACCCTTTCAAAGCCTCGCGGATCAGTGATGTTGAGCACCTCTGTCTCCTCGTGCAGATCTACCAGGAGAGAAAGCTGCCTTCATG TGACTCAGAGACTGGGCCTGGCAATGAGATCTTTGAGATCCCGGCCGTCGAGGGACTCCAGAAGCTAGAATTTGC GCTCGGTCCTGTTTACGGATCTGTGGGGTTTTTAAAGCTGGTGGAGATCCTTCCTGCATTTCAGTGGCTCCAGCACCTGGA CCTTGAAGCTCTGACCGATAACAAAATCGGGGACACAGGAGTGGAGAGGCTGACGGAGGCGTTCCCTGCTTTATCATCGCTGGAGACGCTCAA CCTGTCCCAGAACTACATTGGAGATCGCGGAGCTGAGAGGCTGGCACAGTCTCTTCCTTCCCTCGTGTCACTGAAGCAGCTCAG CTTGTACAGTAATCTGATTGGGGATCGTGGAGCAGAGAACATGGCCAGGGCACTCCCAGAAATGAAGTCTCTTACCGAACTCGA CGTGAAATATAACAAGATCACGGACGTGGGGGCGCAGAAACTGACCGAGAGTCTGAAGAGCTGTCTGTGGATAAAGAGCTTGGC AATGTGGAATCAGTCCATCCCACATGGAGTTTTGGaacacctgaaacaacaagattctagaatcaacctgctttag
- the dexi gene encoding dexamethasone-induced protein homolog — protein MTSPVYANLDSVGPLFNDLPYMFYLGLFFVNVLILYYAFLMEYIVLNVGIVFLPEDMDQALVDLGVLSDPGSVPYDADVELDVFEGYLD, from the coding sequence ATGACATCCCCAGTCTATGCTAATCTCGATTCGGTGGGGCCTCTATTTAATGACCTGCCCTATATGTTTTATCTCGGTCTGTTTTTCGTGAACGTGCTGATCCTCTACTATGCCTTCCTGATGGAGTACATTGTCCTCAATGTGGGGATAGTCTTTCTGCCAGAAGATATGGACCAGGCGCTGGTTGATCTGGGAGTTCTGTCGGACCCGGGATCGGTTCCGTACGACGCCGATGTAGAACTGGACGTCTTCGAAGGATActtagactga
- the LOC121331224 gene encoding MHC class II transactivator-like isoform X3, producing MAAAIGAEDPSMELSVLGEHSFLSLLYSDTLLGDISLGFPEGPFPCDADGNQLSLDSPNIFDYMMVPNDRILSPTPFEYNENIEKILKFLEEDQQENLGEELEMTLSEPENTCQDPAKSTQYHKRDLNPADANSADTMKPKRQKRGPRANRALEKKKRGWRKSCRHDQGEAQRASSPAHPVHGFVTFTLPISSLSAAGNTTLTAGGSLATTPAPIAFQVIQNFTAPQQVFNIPVANAVHPGGPTFVIVPAAPVSSPRAAGTPSSPVAGTVVDAAVARHPASPSSPASPSAVSVNRSSSPDSLPSTQPTTTDAATSPCRGSLRSLKTPAKPKSVEEFKESLRSYLLDTCQFMCAEDQVSLESLHIDVPLIQRQIKIKTGKNANKCLEKELIIFDVAERRRAEIPLSQIFHPNGERPKDTRVIALLGKAGLGKSTLIQKLCQDWSRGHFQQFELVFWFACKRLNLSGKRFGLRNLLFSCFAALPPANANEVFRYLLRNPEKVLIIFDGFDDFQDCEGLLHSPATSSSKEIYSIKDLFSGLFQKKLLIGSTVLVTARPKEKFNQFLGKVDKIVELSGFTPEHIELYMTRYFKGTSYCDGAWKKVQNNGFLFSLCSTPLICRLVCFLLEHYDMNKDLPSTLTGLYCHVFYHKMHVNAYAAGPVNRKQKQNVPDLGVLAWEGVQEHKCLLNPRDLSSEELKELGLSSGILSPHPVSECGEEDDFSLGFVHLITQNFLGALHLILAKNINGKSLVKQVLLEKKKKKPEEDWLDMLRRFLAGLLFQPAECSYLDCLSAKAVVSKKDALSEYLKKIKPSDLNPNRLLELCHCVYETGNTGLMKHMVSKLPAELSFRGTPLSLPDVFVLQHLLNKTRRAFALDLHETGIDLGGLKQLVGQKSVTSFRASISDTISLWEHLHQTGEHGLLKDSISKFTINPFKASRISDVEHLCLLVQIYQERKLPSCDSETGPGNEIFEIPAVEGLQKLEFALGPVYGSVGFLKLVEILPAFQWLQHLDLEALTDNKIGDTGVERLTEAFPALSSLETLNLSQNYIGDRGAERLAQSLPSLVSLKQLSLYSNLIGDRGAENMARALPEMKSLTELDVKYNKITDVGAQKLTESLKSCLWIKSLAMWNQSIPHGVLEHLKQQDSRINLL from the exons ATGCTGATGGTAACCAGCTCTCTCTGGATTCTCCCAACATTTTCGACTACATGATGGTGCCCAACGACAGAATCCTCTCTCCGACCCCTTTTGAGTACAACGAAAACATTG aaaaaatattGAAGTTTTTAGAGGAAGACCAGCAAGAGAATTTGG GGGAAGAATTGGAGATGACACTTTCAGAACCGGAAAACACATGCCAGGACCCCGCGAAAAGCACCCAATATCACAAGAGAG ACCTGAACCCAGCTGATGCCAACTCTGCGGATACGATGAAACCGAAGCGCCAGAAAAGAG GTCCCAGAGCAAACCGGGCGCTTGAGAAAAAGAAGAGAGGCTGGAGGAAGAGCTGCCGACACGACCAGggagaagcacagagag CGAGTTCTCCTGCACACCCTGTCCACGGGTTTGTCACTTTCACGCTCCCCATCTCCAGCCTCTCTGCCGCTGGAAACACTACACTCACTGCTG GAGGCTCTTTGGCCACTACCCCTGCACCCATAGCCTTCCAGGTGATTCAGAACTTCACCGCCCCTCAGCAGGTCTTCAATATCCCCGTCGCCAACGCTGTACACCCTGGGGGCCCGACGTTTGTGATTG TGCCTGCTGCTCCAGTATCCTCTCCCAGGGCTGCAGGAACTCCCAGCTCCCCCG TCGCAGGTACTGTCGTCGATGCTGCTGTCGCCAGGCACCCTGCCAGCCCCTCCTCTCCCGCTagcccctctgctgtgtctgtgaACAGATCCTCTTCTCCAGACTCTCTCCCCAGCACCCAGCCCACCACTACCG ATGCAGCAACGTCCCCCTGCAGAGGGTCGCTTCGGTCCCTGAAGACTCCTGCGAAACCCA AGTCTGTTGAAGAGTTTAAAGAGTCCCTAAGAAGTTACCTGCTCGACACCTGCCAGTTCATGTGTGCGGAGGATCAAGTGTCTCTGGAGTCTCTTCACATTGACGTGCCCTTGATCCAGAGGCAGATAAAGATAAAAACGGGGAAGAACGCCAACAAGTGTCTGGAGAAGGAACTGATCATCTTCGACGTAGCGGAGAGGAGGAGAGCCGAAATCCCCCTGAGCCAGATATTCCACCCCAACGGGGAGAGGCCGAAAGACACCAGAGTGATTGCTTTGCTGGGAAAGGCCGGGCTGGGTAAAAGTACACTCATCCAGAAGCTTTGCCAGGACTGGTCCCGGGGGCACTTCCAGCAGTTTGAGTTGGTCTTCTGGTTCGCGTGCAAGAGGCTGAATCTGTCCGGGAAGCGCTTCGGGTTGAGGAACCTGCTCTTCAGCTGCTTTGCGGCACTGCCCCCGGCCAACGCCAATGAGGTCTTCAGATACCTGCTTCGCAACCCTGAGAAGGTCCTGATCATATTCGATGGCTTCGACGACTTCCAGGATTGCGAAGGCCTCCTTCATTCCCCTGCCACCAGCTCCTCCAAGGAGATCTACAGCATCAAGGATTTGTTTTCGGGTCTCTTTCAGAAGAAACTGCTCATCGGAAGCACGGTACTGGTCACTGCCAGACCCAAAGAAAAGTTCAACCAGTTCTTGGGCAAGGTGGACAAGATAGTTGAGCTCAGCGGCTTCACCCCTGAACACATTGAGCTGTACATGACCAGATACTTCAAGGGCACTTCGTATTGTGACGGCGCGTGGAAGAAGGTCCAGAACAACGGGTTTCTCTTTAGTTTGTGCTCTACCCCGCTGATATGCAGGTTAGTGTGCTTCCTCCTTGAACACTATGACATGAACAAAGACTTGCCGTCCACGCTCACGGGACTCTACTGCCACGTGTTCTACCACAAGATGCACGTGAATGCGTACGCGGCAGGTCCTGTGAACAGGAAGCAGAAGCAGAATGTCCCTGATCTGGGCGTCCTAGCCTGGGAAGGGGTTCAGGAGCACAAGTGCCTCCTGAACCCAAGGGACCTATCATCCGAGGAGCTGAAGGAACTCGGTCTGAGCAGCGGGATCCTGAGCCCTCACCCAGTGAGCGAATGCGGGGAGGAGGACGACTTCAGCCTTGGGTTCGTTCATTTGATCACACAGAATTTCCTGGGGGCTCTGCACCTGATCTTGGCCAAAAACATCAATGGCAAAAGCCTGGTGAAGCAGGTCCTCctggagaagaaaaagaagaagccTGAGGAAGACTGGCTGGACATGCTGCGCAGGTTCCTGGCGGGGCTGCTGTTTCAACCTGCAGAGTGTTCCTATCTGGACTGCTTGTCTGCCAAGGCTGTAGTGTCCAAGAAAGACGCTCTTTCTGAATACCTGAAGAAGATCAAACCCAGCGATCTGAACCCTAACAGGCTGCTTGAGCTGTGCCACTGTGTCTACGAGACGGGCAACACGGGCCTCATGAAGCACATGGTCTCCAAGCTCCCGGCAGAGCTCTCCTTCAGGGGCACACCTCTCTCCCTGCCCGACGTGTTTGTACTGCAGCATCTCCTGAACAAAACCAGAAGAGCCTTCGCCCTGGACCTTCACGAGACGGGCATTGACCTCGGTGGACTCAAACAACTGGTGGGGCAGAAGAGCGTAACGTCATTCAG GGCTTCTATATCAGATACAATAAGCCTTTGGGAGCACCTGCACCAGACTGGGGAGCATGGTCTTTTAAAGGACTCCATCTCCAAGTTCACTATCAACCCTTTCAAAGCCTCGCGGATCAGTGATGTTGAGCACCTCTGTCTCCTCGTGCAGATCTACCAGGAGAGAAAGCTGCCTTCATG TGACTCAGAGACTGGGCCTGGCAATGAGATCTTTGAGATCCCGGCCGTCGAGGGACTCCAGAAGCTAGAATTTGC GCTCGGTCCTGTTTACGGATCTGTGGGGTTTTTAAAGCTGGTGGAGATCCTTCCTGCATTTCAGTGGCTCCAGCACCTGGA CCTTGAAGCTCTGACCGATAACAAAATCGGGGACACAGGAGTGGAGAGGCTGACGGAGGCGTTCCCTGCTTTATCATCGCTGGAGACGCTCAA CCTGTCCCAGAACTACATTGGAGATCGCGGAGCTGAGAGGCTGGCACAGTCTCTTCCTTCCCTCGTGTCACTGAAGCAGCTCAG CTTGTACAGTAATCTGATTGGGGATCGTGGAGCAGAGAACATGGCCAGGGCACTCCCAGAAATGAAGTCTCTTACCGAACTCGA CGTGAAATATAACAAGATCACGGACGTGGGGGCGCAGAAACTGACCGAGAGTCTGAAGAGCTGTCTGTGGATAAAGAGCTTGGC AATGTGGAATCAGTCCATCCCACATGGAGTTTTGGaacacctgaaacaacaagattctagaatcaacctgctttag